One Bacteroidota bacterium DNA window includes the following coding sequences:
- a CDS encoding type II toxin-antitoxin system RelE/ParE family toxin, translated as MDINARDRQKIIQLIEDLATSPRPQGCKKLAGQKSDFWRVRSGNYRIIYSIEDNILTVTVIRIGHRRDVYG; from the coding sequence ATGGATATTAACGCGCGTGACAGACAGAAAATTATTCAGCTTATTGAAGATCTAGCCACAAGTCCCAGACCACAAGGTTGTAAGAAACTGGCGGGTCAGAAATCTGATTTCTGGAGAGTACGCTCAGGCAATTACAGAATAATTTATTCTATTGAGGATAATATTCTGACTGTTACTGTAATTCGCATCGGACATCGCAGGGATGTTTACGGATAA
- the secA gene encoding preprotein translocase subunit SecA — MFDNIVKSISKLLGGSKSERDVKEVMPYVTKTLGFADELRSLTIDQLRGKTTEFRKRINEYIGTEEAEIARLKAKAENPETPIEEQERLFAEADSIEKDLLKKIEEVLLEILPEAFAVVKETSRRLAENDELVVAATEHDRNLAVKRPHIRIEGDKAIWKNSWMAAGVEVKWNMVHYDVQLIGGTVLHQGKIAEMATGEGKTLVATLPVYLNALAGRGVHVVTVNNYLARRDSEWNGPLFEFLGLTVDCIDMHESNSFPRRQAYLADITYGTNNEFGFDYLRDNMARGPEELVQRKHHFAIVDEVDSVLIDDARTPLIIAGPTPKGDNHMFHELKPRVETLVNAQRSYLNTILADAKKLFAEAESNKEKEKEAGMALLRCYRGLPKNKALIKFLSEQGVKALLQKTENFYMQDQQREMHKVDAELYFVIDEKHNTIELTEKGIDLISKNLEDHHFFVLPDLAAELVELERKHSDEKERLVAKEEFIRDYNIKSERVHSMQQLLKAYCLFEKDVEYVVMNGKVQIVDEQTGRILDGRRYSDGLHQAIESKENVKVEAATQTYATITLQNYFRMYHKLAGMTGTAETEAQEFWTIYKLDVVTIPTNKPIVRKDREDLVYKTKREKYNAVIDEIVKCVGEGRPVLVGTTSVEISELLSRMLKLRNIKHNVLNAKQHQREAEIVAEAGLPGTVTIATNMAGRGTDIKLGPGVREAGGLAIIGTERHESRRVDRQLRGRAGRQGDTGTSQFFVSLEDDLMRLFGSDRIARMMDRMGLKEGEVIQHSMITKSIERAQKKVEENHFGTRKRLIEYDDVMNAQREVIYKRRRNALFGERLQLDIANMVHDVCDAMVTEAHDAQNFSQFELDCLRLFGIEAPMTADEFMASKPADVTATVYEHVLEHYRRKSAEMAAQFWPVVKNVYETQAAQYENIVTPVTDGIKTMHAVANLKKCYETQGREMITTIEKGTILSMIDDAWKEHLREMDDLKQSVQNAVYEQKDPLLIYKFESFDLFKRMAGETNREIVSFLYHGAPPKNDADVIEEQQLRNAPPRQPQQPKLQTTREEVGAAQQQQQQQPVQQGENGMPQQRQQPVVQQVVRQDPKVGRNDPCPCGSGKKYKNCHGQ, encoded by the coding sequence CCGAGGCCGACAGCATTGAAAAAGACCTGCTCAAGAAAATTGAGGAAGTGCTGCTCGAAATACTTCCCGAGGCTTTTGCCGTGGTAAAAGAAACCTCGCGCCGCCTGGCCGAAAACGACGAACTGGTGGTGGCCGCCACCGAACACGACCGCAACCTCGCCGTTAAACGTCCGCACATCCGCATTGAAGGCGATAAAGCCATCTGGAAAAATTCGTGGATGGCTGCCGGCGTGGAAGTGAAGTGGAACATGGTGCATTACGATGTACAGCTTATTGGCGGTACCGTGCTGCACCAGGGCAAAATTGCCGAAATGGCTACCGGCGAAGGTAAAACCCTCGTTGCTACATTGCCCGTTTACCTCAACGCCCTTGCCGGCCGCGGTGTACACGTGGTTACCGTTAACAACTACCTCGCCCGGCGCGACTCCGAGTGGAACGGCCCGCTGTTTGAATTCCTCGGCCTTACGGTTGATTGCATCGACATGCACGAGTCGAACTCGTTCCCGCGCCGACAGGCCTACCTTGCTGATATTACCTACGGCACCAACAACGAATTTGGCTTCGATTACCTGCGCGACAACATGGCCCGCGGACCCGAAGAGCTTGTACAGCGCAAACATCACTTCGCCATTGTGGATGAGGTGGATTCCGTGCTTATCGACGATGCGCGTACGCCGCTCATCATTGCCGGTCCCACACCCAAAGGCGATAACCACATGTTTCACGAGCTCAAGCCGCGCGTGGAAACATTGGTAAACGCGCAACGCTCGTACCTCAACACCATTCTGGCCGACGCCAAAAAACTTTTTGCCGAAGCCGAGAGCAATAAAGAAAAGGAAAAAGAAGCAGGTATGGCCCTGCTGCGCTGCTACCGCGGTTTACCCAAAAACAAAGCCCTCATCAAGTTCCTCAGCGAACAGGGTGTTAAGGCCCTGCTGCAGAAGACCGAAAACTTCTACATGCAGGATCAGCAGCGCGAAATGCATAAAGTGGATGCCGAACTTTATTTCGTGATCGATGAGAAACACAATACCATCGAACTCACTGAAAAAGGCATCGACCTTATTTCAAAAAATCTCGAAGATCATCACTTCTTTGTTCTGCCCGACCTTGCCGCCGAACTCGTGGAACTCGAACGCAAGCACAGCGACGAGAAAGAACGCCTTGTAGCCAAAGAAGAATTCATCCGCGATTACAACATCAAGTCGGAACGCGTACACTCCATGCAGCAGTTGCTCAAAGCCTACTGCCTGTTTGAAAAAGATGTGGAGTATGTGGTGATGAACGGCAAGGTGCAGATTGTGGACGAGCAGACCGGCCGTATTCTTGATGGCCGCCGTTATTCCGACGGATTGCATCAGGCTATTGAATCGAAAGAGAATGTAAAGGTAGAGGCGGCCACGCAAACCTACGCCACCATTACACTTCAGAATTACTTCCGTATGTATCACAAGCTGGCCGGTATGACCGGTACGGCCGAAACGGAAGCGCAGGAATTCTGGACAATCTATAAACTCGACGTAGTTACTATTCCCACCAACAAGCCCATTGTGCGTAAAGACCGCGAAGACCTGGTGTATAAAACCAAGCGCGAGAAGTACAATGCGGTGATTGATGAAATTGTGAAGTGTGTGGGCGAAGGCCGTCCGGTGCTGGTGGGTACTACCTCGGTAGAAATTTCGGAGTTGCTGAGCCGTATGCTCAAACTCCGCAACATCAAGCACAATGTACTTAACGCCAAACAGCACCAGCGCGAGGCCGAAATTGTTGCCGAAGCCGGTTTGCCGGGCACGGTAACCATTGCCACCAACATGGCCGGCCGTGGTACCGACATTAAGCTCGGGCCCGGTGTGCGCGAGGCGGGTGGTTTGGCCATTATTGGTACGGAGCGCCACGAAAGCCGCCGTGTGGACCGCCAGCTGCGCGGCCGCGCCGGTCGTCAGGGCGATACCGGTACTTCACAGTTCTTTGTGTCGCTTGAAGATGATCTCATGCGCTTGTTCGGTTCCGACCGTATTGCACGCATGATGGACCGCATGGGCCTGAAAGAAGGCGAGGTGATCCAGCACAGCATGATTACCAAATCAATTGAGCGCGCGCAGAAGAAAGTGGAAGAAAACCACTTCGGCACACGTAAGCGTTTGATTGAGTATGATGATGTGATGAATGCGCAGCGCGAAGTAATTTATAAGCGACGCCGCAATGCCTTGTTTGGCGAACGCTTGCAGCTCGACATTGCCAACATGGTACACGATGTGTGCGATGCAATGGTGACTGAAGCCCACGACGCGCAAAACTTCAGCCAGTTTGAGCTCGACTGCCTGCGTTTGTTCGGCATCGAAGCGCCCATGACAGCCGATGAATTCATGGCCTCGAAACCGGCCGATGTTACGGCAACCGTTTACGAACACGTGCTTGAGCATTACCGCAGGAAATCGGCCGAAATGGCTGCGCAATTCTGGCCGGTGGTGAAAAACGTGTACGAAACACAGGCCGCACAATACGAGAACATTGTTACACCCGTAACCGACGGCATCAAAACCATGCACGCCGTAGCCAACCTGAAAAAATGCTACGAAACGCAGGGCCGCGAAATGATCACCACCATTGAAAAAGGCACCATCCTTTCAATGATTGATGATGCCTGGAAAGAACACCTGCGCGAAATGGACGACCTGAAGCAGAGCGTGCAGAATGCGGTGTACGAACAGAAAGACCCGCTGCTCATTTACAAGTTCGAATCATTCGACCTGTTCAAACGCATGGCCGGCGAAACCAACCGCGAAATAGTATCGTTCCTCTATCACGGTGCGCCGCCAAAGAACGATGCCGATGTGATTGAAGAGCAGCAACTGCGCAACGCACCTCCGCGCCAGCCGCAGCAGCCCAAACTTCAAACCACCCGCGAAGAAGTTGGAGCCGCACAGCAGCAGCAGCAACAGCAACCCGTTCAGCAAGGCGAAAACGGAATGCCGCAGCAACGTCAACAGCCCGTTGTGCAGCAGGTAGTGCGGCAAGATCCCAAAGTAGGTCGCAATGATCCTTGCCCCTGCGGATCTGGCAAGAAGTATAAAAACTGTCACGGACAGTAA
- a CDS encoding gliding motility-associated C-terminal domain-containing protein, with protein sequence MLTAGIGLQGQNGTWTWMKGSSVNNAAGNFGIQGVPAPTNEPPALYQAAKWTDLQGNFWIFGGLTAVTAQEASALWKFDPITNNWTWVSGTTGLQQAGNYGVQSVPSPTNIPGSRSWGAATWVDTAGDLWLFGGQGWDAVGNFGVLNDLWKYSIATNEWTWMKGPNLANSAGNYGTLQVPAATNLPPPRSEACANWVSNSGELWIYGGMDGNNGTFYSDMWKYDPATNWWTCMSGNGTPNVPANFGTQQVPATTNTPGGRGTFSSWKDAQGRFWLYGGLAFPIFTMSDMWMYDPVTNLWTWMAGANFPDPPSTFQTQCQFTSAYPQGRYESRACWTDECGYFWSWGGLSLAGELEDLWVFDPLTNQFNWISGTLALSQPGNYGILQVPAATNYPQSAGGSASFQDLAGNLWMFGGGMNLGNTTNALWRYQRDPNCPVNQAINASFSPTPASGCAPLPVVFSPLSANTQVQYNWNFGDPNTTADTSNLQQPSYTFTQAGTYTVTLIVTGTPTCGPNTDTSTFVITVQSAPVVNLGSDTILCGSATLQLDAGAPASTYTWSTGATSQTITVSASGIYSVVAANGTCNDTDSVQVQVVPLPAIGNDTNICQGQTVQLNGGVGATWLWSTGDTASVITVTTPGLYWVETTTPPCVLRDSIIVQVDPVPLVNLGPDSLVCPDNVLVLDAGNPGAVFAWNTGEQTQTILPDSSGIYAVQVSLANCLASDTVNVFYLLRPGLPSELTLCGGLRLELDASVAGATAWLWNTGATTSSIVVSEPGVYTVLVTAGVCVIADTVEITGIAGEGSLYIPNTFTPNGDGNNDRFTAYGEGITDFRLLIFDRWGLLLYETTDIVNGWNGTYKGNTVQIDTYVYQIEYRSICTGGALIRQYGHVNAIR encoded by the coding sequence ATGCTCACCGCAGGTATCGGCCTGCAGGGGCAAAATGGTACTTGGACGTGGATGAAGGGCAGTAGTGTAAATAACGCAGCAGGGAATTTCGGAATTCAGGGTGTTCCTGCGCCCACCAACGAACCTCCGGCTCTTTATCAGGCAGCTAAATGGACTGACCTGCAAGGTAATTTCTGGATCTTTGGCGGGTTAACTGCAGTTACTGCTCAAGAAGCATCGGCACTTTGGAAGTTTGACCCGATCACCAATAATTGGACTTGGGTTAGCGGAACAACAGGATTACAGCAAGCAGGCAACTACGGCGTTCAAAGTGTGCCTTCGCCAACAAATATACCCGGATCGCGTTCGTGGGGAGCGGCTACCTGGGTCGATACCGCTGGCGATTTATGGCTTTTCGGAGGGCAAGGCTGGGATGCAGTTGGAAATTTTGGTGTACTTAATGATTTGTGGAAATACTCGATTGCTACCAATGAGTGGACATGGATGAAAGGGCCAAATTTAGCTAACAGTGCAGGTAATTATGGAACATTGCAAGTGCCCGCCGCTACAAATTTGCCGCCCCCCCGCAGCGAGGCGTGTGCAAATTGGGTGAGTAATTCGGGCGAGTTATGGATTTACGGCGGGATGGATGGCAATAATGGCACGTTTTATAGTGATATGTGGAAATACGATCCGGCCACAAATTGGTGGACGTGTATGAGCGGGAACGGTACACCCAATGTCCCTGCCAACTTCGGAACGCAGCAAGTGCCGGCTACCACAAACACCCCGGGTGGACGTGGCACCTTCTCAAGCTGGAAAGATGCACAAGGCCGTTTTTGGCTTTATGGCGGTCTTGCTTTTCCAATATTTACAATGTCGGACATGTGGATGTATGATCCGGTCACAAATTTGTGGACGTGGATGGCTGGTGCCAACTTCCCTGATCCACCATCCACTTTTCAAACCCAATGTCAGTTCACATCAGCGTATCCGCAAGGGCGATATGAAAGCCGGGCTTGCTGGACTGATGAGTGTGGATATTTTTGGTCATGGGGCGGCTTGAGTTTAGCCGGTGAACTTGAAGACCTTTGGGTGTTTGATCCACTTACTAATCAGTTCAATTGGATTAGCGGTACCTTGGCACTTAGCCAGCCCGGTAACTATGGAATCTTGCAAGTTCCTGCAGCCACTAATTACCCCCAATCAGCAGGTGGCAGCGCCAGTTTTCAGGATCTTGCTGGAAATTTATGGATGTTTGGCGGCGGGATGAATTTAGGGAATACCACCAATGCATTGTGGCGCTATCAGCGCGACCCGAATTGCCCTGTAAATCAAGCCATCAATGCTTCATTTTCGCCGACACCTGCAAGCGGTTGTGCTCCTTTACCTGTAGTATTTTCACCGCTTAGTGCGAATACGCAAGTTCAATACAACTGGAATTTTGGTGATCCGAATACCACTGCTGATACGAGTAATTTACAGCAACCTAGCTACACCTTCACACAAGCAGGAACATATACCGTAACGCTTATTGTTACCGGCACCCCCACCTGTGGCCCAAATACAGATACATCTACCTTCGTAATCACCGTACAATCTGCTCCCGTAGTTAATTTGGGCAGTGATACGATCTTATGTGGTTCGGCAACGCTGCAGCTTGACGCTGGCGCACCTGCTTCCACTTACACTTGGTCAACCGGTGCTACTTCACAAACCATTACGGTTTCGGCATCGGGCATCTATTCGGTTGTAGCGGCCAATGGCACATGCAATGATACCGATAGTGTGCAAGTGCAGGTTGTGCCTCTGCCTGCAATTGGCAACGATACAAACATTTGCCAAGGGCAAACTGTTCAACTCAATGGTGGTGTGGGTGCAACTTGGTTGTGGAGCACCGGTGACACCGCGTCAGTAATTACGGTTACTACTCCCGGACTCTATTGGGTTGAAACTACCACGCCACCATGTGTACTTCGTGATTCAATTATAGTGCAGGTTGATCCTGTGCCATTAGTAAATCTCGGGCCAGACTCGTTGGTTTGCCCTGATAATGTGCTGGTGCTGGATGCCGGAAATCCCGGTGCTGTTTTTGCCTGGAACACAGGCGAACAAACGCAAACTATTTTACCGGATAGTTCAGGCATCTACGCGGTGCAAGTAAGTTTGGCGAACTGTTTGGCTTCCGATACGGTGAATGTTTTTTACCTGTTGCGGCCGGGGCTGCCATCTGAGCTCACGCTCTGCGGCGGTTTACGACTTGAGCTTGATGCTTCGGTTGCGGGCGCAACGGCATGGCTTTGGAATACGGGTGCCACCACAAGCAGCATTGTCGTTAGTGAGCCGGGTGTTTATACTGTGCTTGTAACTGCCGGTGTTTGCGTTATTGCTGATACTGTAGAAATAACAGGCATTGCGGGTGAAGGCTCTTTGTATATTCCCAATACATTCACCCCCAATGGGGATGGCAACAACGATAGGTTTACGGCATATGGAGAAGGTATTACAGATTTTCGCCTCCTCATTTTTGACCGCTGGGGTCTGCTTCTATACGAAACTACCGATATCGTGAACGGCTGGAACGGAACGTACAAAGGCAATACCGTTCAAATCGACACGTATGTTTATCAGATCGAATACCGATCAATCTGCACAGGTGGCGCACTTATCAGACAATACGGACATGTGAATGCGATTCGTTGA
- a CDS encoding ABC transporter permease: MNPVRLFYHIGRYWLLMSQVFRRPEKRKIFWQRFFHEVDAIGIGSLGIVAIISVFMGAVITIQAAFGFESPWIPLYAVGLAARDSIILEFSPTIVSLILAGKVGSSIASEIGNMRVTEQIDALDVMGVNSASFLILPKVAASVAIFPFIVMISMFLGHIGGFVLGVAAGVVTPYEFIYGIQYEFRPYNVFYALIKTAVFGFIIPSVSAYHGYYTKGGSLEVGQSSTNAVVYSIIALLCFNFLLTQLLLA, from the coding sequence ATGAATCCGGTCCGACTCTTTTATCATATAGGCCGCTACTGGCTGCTGATGAGCCAGGTTTTCCGCCGTCCCGAAAAGCGGAAAATCTTCTGGCAACGCTTCTTCCATGAAGTGGATGCCATTGGCATCGGCTCATTGGGCATTGTGGCTATTATTTCGGTGTTTATGGGCGCGGTAATTACCATTCAGGCTGCGTTTGGTTTTGAAAGTCCGTGGATTCCGCTTTACGCCGTTGGTCTTGCCGCACGTGATTCCATCATTCTCGAATTTTCGCCCACCATTGTTAGTCTTATCCTTGCCGGCAAAGTAGGTTCGAGCATTGCTTCCGAAATTGGCAACATGCGCGTAACCGAGCAGATTGATGCGCTGGATGTAATGGGCGTAAATTCGGCCAGCTTTCTGATACTTCCCAAGGTAGCGGCTTCGGTGGCTATTTTCCCGTTCATTGTAATGATTTCGATGTTTCTGGGGCATATAGGCGGCTTTGTGCTGGGCGTTGCGGCTGGTGTAGTTACGCCTTATGAATTCATCTATGGCATTCAGTATGAATTCCGCCCGTACAATGTGTTTTATGCGTTGATCAAAACAGCTGTGTTTGGCTTCATCATTCCTTCTGTTTCAGCTTATCACGGCTACTACACCAAAGGAGGCTCGCTGGAAGTAGGGCAGTCGAGCACGAATGCCGTGGTGTACAGCATCATCGCCCTGCTTTGTTTCAACTTTCTGCTCACCCAACTCCTGCTGGCATGA
- a CDS encoding ABC transporter ATP-binding protein codes for MIEVKNLNKAFGEKVVLRDFSFTFEQGKPNLIIGESGTGKSVLSKCMVGLITPETGEVLYDGKDFLHMDFEARKDVRQQIGMLFQGGALFDSMTVEENVKFPLKMFTNMTEAEQLDRVMFCLERVNLPHAAKLYPAEISGGMKKRVAIARAISLKPRYLFCDEPNSGLDPLTAIRIDELIQEITEEYKMTTIVITHDMNSVLEIGDKIAFLHKGAKLWEGNRHEILTADVKELSDFVYATKFLKSFREQLRKM; via the coding sequence ATGATCGAGGTAAAGAATCTGAACAAAGCATTTGGTGAGAAAGTCGTGCTGCGCGATTTCTCCTTCACCTTCGAGCAGGGCAAACCCAATCTCATTATTGGCGAAAGCGGAACAGGTAAATCGGTGCTTTCAAAATGCATGGTAGGTCTCATCACGCCCGAAACCGGCGAAGTACTTTACGACGGTAAAGACTTCCTGCACATGGATTTTGAGGCCCGCAAGGATGTGCGCCAGCAAATAGGCATGCTGTTTCAGGGCGGTGCGTTGTTTGATTCGATGACGGTGGAGGAAAACGTAAAGTTTCCGCTCAAGATGTTTACCAACATGACCGAGGCCGAACAGCTTGACCGCGTGATGTTTTGCCTTGAGCGTGTAAACCTGCCGCATGCCGCCAAACTTTATCCTGCCGAAATAAGCGGCGGTATGAAAAAGCGTGTAGCCATTGCCCGCGCCATTTCGCTCAAACCGCGTTACCTGTTTTGCGACGAGCCCAACTCCGGCCTCGATCCGCTTACTGCCATCCGCATAGACGAACTGATTCAGGAAATTACCGAGGAGTATAAAATGACAACCATTGTCATTACTCACGATATGAACTCGGTGCTTGAAATAGGCGATAAGATTGCCTTTTTACACAAAGGCGCAAAACTATGGGAAGGCAACCGCCACGAAATCCTGACGGCTGATGTGAAAGAGCTTTCGGATTTTGTGTATGCCACCAAGTTCCTTAAATCATTCCGCGAGCAGTTGCGGAAGATGTAA
- a CDS encoding LysR family transcriptional regulator: protein MNLQQLEYIIAVDNYRHFLRASQACNVTQATLSMMIKKLEEELNEVIFDRSKQPVVPTAVGEKIIAQARRILSEAKYLKEMLQLEKGEISGTLKVGIIPTIAPYLLPLFLRKLGQDYPKLSLSIYEFTTDTLVQKLKSGELDVGILSTPLHTKAIHETVLYYEKYFLYVNENEPQYNKKYILPEHIDLNKLWLLEEGHCLRNQILNLCELKKQSHSKHAVHYEAGSIETLINLVDNNYGLTIIPELAAQKLSKKQQHQIKSFRGPVPVREISLVTHQPYVKERLTGILKEAILACIPRSMQQKANALVLEN, encoded by the coding sequence ATGAATCTGCAGCAGCTCGAATACATCATTGCCGTTGACAATTACCGCCATTTTTTGCGTGCATCGCAGGCCTGCAATGTAACACAGGCCACGCTGAGTATGATGATAAAAAAGCTGGAAGAAGAACTTAACGAAGTAATATTCGACCGGAGCAAACAGCCGGTAGTGCCCACAGCTGTGGGCGAAAAAATAATTGCACAGGCGCGCCGGATACTCAGCGAAGCAAAATACCTGAAGGAAATGCTTCAACTTGAAAAAGGAGAGATTTCGGGCACGCTTAAAGTAGGTATCATTCCAACAATTGCACCGTATCTGCTTCCTTTGTTCTTACGTAAACTCGGGCAGGATTATCCCAAACTCAGTTTATCCATTTACGAATTCACCACCGATACATTGGTACAAAAACTAAAATCGGGCGAACTTGATGTGGGCATTCTCTCCACACCGCTGCACACCAAAGCAATACACGAAACAGTACTTTACTATGAGAAATACTTTTTGTACGTAAACGAAAACGAGCCTCAATACAACAAAAAGTACATTCTGCCCGAACATATTGACCTCAATAAACTCTGGTTGCTGGAAGAAGGTCACTGCCTGCGCAATCAGATTCTCAACCTCTGCGAACTGAAAAAGCAAAGCCACAGTAAACATGCTGTGCATTACGAAGCCGGAAGCATTGAAACGTTGATTAATCTGGTAGATAATAATTACGGCCTGACCATCATCCCCGAGCTGGCGGCTCAAAAACTATCAAAAAAACAGCAGCACCAGATAAAAAGTTTCAGAGGGCCGGTGCCGGTGAGGGAAATAAGTCTGGTTACGCATCAGCCTTATGTAAAAGAACGGCTTACCGGAATTCTGAAAGAAGCCATTTTAGCCTGTATTCCGCGCAGCATGCAGCAAAAGGCCAATGCACTGGTGCTTGAAAACTAA